The Lysobacter gummosus sequence AGAAGCTCGAATTCCGCCGCATGTTCTCCGGACAGATGGACTCGGCCTCGGCCTTCGTCGACATCCAGGCCGGCGCCGGCGGCACCGAGGCCCAGGACTGGGCGGAAATCCTCCTGCGCATGTACCTGCGCTGGGCCGAATCGCGCGGCTGGAAAGCCGAGTTGATGGAAGTCAGCGGCGGCGACGTGGCCGGCATCAAGTCGGCGACCTTCCGCGTGGAAGGCGACTTCGCCTACGGTTGGCTCAAGACCGAAACCGGCGTGCACCGCCTGGTGCGCAAGTCGCCGTTCGACTCCGACAACCGCCGCCACACCAGCTTCACCTCGGTGTTCGTGTCGCCGGAAGTGGACGACAAGATCGAGATCGACATCAATCCGGCCGACCTGAAGACCGACGTCTACCGTTCCTCGGGCGCCGGCGGCCAGCACGTCAACAAGACCGAGTCGGCGGTGCGTATCACCCACGTGCCCAGCGGCATCGTGGTCGCCTGCCAGACCGAGCGCAGCCAGCACGCCAACCGCGACCGCGCGATGAAGATGCTCGCCGCGAAGCTGTACGAGCTGGAGATCCAGAAGCGCAACGCCGAGCGCGACGCGGTGGAGGCGACCAAGTCCGACATCGGGTGGGGCAGCCAGATCCGCAACTACGTGCTCGACCAGAGCCGGATCAAGGATCTGCGCACCGGCATCGAACGCAGCGACACCCAGAAGGTGCTCGACGGCGACCTGGACGAATTCGTCGAGGCCAGCCTCAAATCGGGTCTGGAGGTCGGCTCGAAACGTACCGACGCGGTGTAAGGCCGCGTCGTTCCGCCTGGTTTCGCCGATGGGCGGTTTTCCCCGACTGTCGTCGGGGTTCGCCGGCCGATATTCCATGCCTCGGCTTTCCGGTTCTGCGTGCCCTCTCAAAGTCGTCATTCCCGCGAACGCGGGCTCCGCTTTACTTCGGCGGAGCCGAACATCCAGAGACTTCAGAGCCATGTCGCGGTGAAGCCCTGGATCCCCGCCTTCGCGGGGATGACGAGCAAAAACCGCGGCACGACGGTAGGTCAGGGCAAAGTGGCTTGTAGCATCACGGCACTGGATCCCCGCGTTCGCGGGGATGACGAGCCAAACCAGCGCAGCCCGCGTTCGGCCGCGGTCCGTCCAAGCACCGACCCCGCGACTTCAGTACTCTCCACCCCTCAAGCTTCCCCAAGCCCTACCCAAACGCCAAGACCATGACCGACGACAACAACCTGCCGCCCATCGACGAGAACCATCTGATCGCCGAGCGTCGGGCGAAACTCACGGCCTTGCGCGGCGAGGGCATCGCGTTCCCGAACGATTTCCGCCGCGGCGACTACGTCGGCGACCTGCAGACGCGCTACGGCGACGCCGAGCACTGGACCCAGGAAGCGCTCGACGCCGAGGCGCAGCGGGTGGTGGTGGCCGGACGCATCGTCGCCAAGCGGGTGATGGGCAAGGCCAGCTTCGTGCAGATCCAGGACGAATCCGGGCGCATCCAGCTGTTCCTGCAATCCAACGCGCTGGGCGAGGCCTACGAGGCCTTCAAGGGCTGGGACTTGGGCGACATCATCGGCGCGCAGGGCCCGCTGACCCGGACCAAGACCGGCGAGCTGTCGGTGCGCGCCGACCAGCTGCGCCTGCTGACCAAGTCGCTGCGTCCGCTGCCCAGCAGCTGGTTCGGCCTGGCCGACGTGGAGCAGCGCTATCGCCAGCGCTACGTCGATCTGATCGTTTCGCCCGACGCGCGCGAGGTGTTCGTCAAGCGCTCGCGCATCATCCGCTCGATGCGCGCCTGGCTCGACAGCCGCCGTTTCCTGGAAGTGGAAACGCCGATGATGCATTACATCCCCGGCGGCGCCGCGGCCAAGCCGTTCACCACCCACCACAACGCGCTGGACCTGGATCTGTACCTGCGCGTGGCCCCGGAGCTGTACCTCAAGCGCCTGGTGGTCGGCGGCCTGGAGCGGGTCTACGAAATCAACCGCAACTTCCGCAACGAGGGCGTGTCGACCCGGCACAACCCCGAATTCACCATGCTTGAGCTGTACGAGGCCTACGCCACCTACACCGAGATCATGGACCTGACCGAGGCGGTGATCCGCCACGCCGCGCAGGACGTGCTGGGCACCACCCAGGTCGAGTGGGACGGCAACGCGATCGACCTGGGCCCGGGCTTCCGGCGCTGGTCGATGATCGACGCGGTGCTCGAGCACAACCCCGAGATCAAGCGCGAGGAACTGCGCGACCTGACCGCCATGCGCGCCCACTGCGCGCGCCTGAAGGTGCCGGCCAAGGCCTCCTACGGCTGGGGCAAGCTGCTGCTGGAAATCTTCGAGAAGACCGTCGAGCACACCCTGATCCAGCCGACCTTCATCACCGATCATCCGGTCGAGGTGAGCCCGCTGGCGCGCGCCAACGACATCGATCCGGAACTCACCGACCGCTTCGAACTGTTCATCGGCGGCAAGGAACTGGCCAACGGTTTCTCCGAGCTCAACGATCCGGAGGACCAGGCCGCGCGTTTCCAGGCCCAGGTCGAGCAGAAGGCCGGCGGCGACGACGAGGCCATGCACTTCGATGCCGACTACATCCGCGCGCTGGAAGTGGGCCTGCCGCCGACCGGCGGCCTGGGCGTGGGCATCGATCGCCTGGTGATGCTGCTGACCGGTTCGTCCTCGATCCGCGATGTGCTGCTGTTCCCGTACATGCGTCCGGAAAGCGGCGGTTGAGCCATACAGGCGCGATCGGCCCGGGCGAGATCGCGCGGGCCCTCGCGGCCCGCCTGGGCCGCATCCGGCCCAGAGCGCGGCCGCAAAACGCGGCCTACACTTCACCGCGGCCAACATCGCTTGGCCGTTCCTGCAGGCCGTTTGCGTGTAAACCGTGATGAACGGCGCGCATTGCGAGTCCGGATCAGGTGAACGCCGGCCCAAGCGAAATGCGCCGGGACTTTCGACGGCTGTCTTGGGCTACGCGGCGGGGTATGCTCCCAGGTCGGCCGCCGCAGGGGGCGGCCTCACTACGGGTACCGGTGTGTGAACGTCGTTATCGTCGATGACCAAACGTCCGCGCGGACGATGCTGCGCCATATCATCGAGGACATCGCGTCCGAGTTGTCCGTGCACGACTTCGGCGAGCCCGAAGCCGCGCTGGCTTGGTGCGAGAGCCACCAGCCGGACCTGCTGCTGCTCGACTACCGCATGCCCGGCATCGACGGCCTGGAGTTCGCGCGCCGCTTCCGCCGCCTGCCGATGCACCGCGACATCCCGATCATCCTGGTCACCGTGGTCGGCGACGAGCCGGTGCGCCAGGCCGCGCTGGAAGCCGGGGTCATCGATTTCCTGGTCAAGCCGGTGCGTCCGCGCGAACTGCGCGCGCGCTGCCGCAACCTGCTGCAGCTGCGCCAGCAGTCCGAGAACGTCAAGCAACGCGCGCTGTCGCTGGAACAGCGGCTGCTGTCGAGCATGCACGAGGTCGAGGAGCGCGAGCGCGAGACCTTGTCGCGGCTGGCCCGCGCCATCGAATTCCGCGACGCCGGCACCAGCGCCTACCTGGAGCGCATGGCCCACATCGCCGGCCTGATCGCCGAGCAGTTGGGCATGTTCGAGGACGAGATCCGGGTCATCGAGATGGCCGCGCCGCTGCACGATATCGGCAAGATCGCCATTCCCGACGCGGTGCTGATGAAGCCCGGCCCGCTCACCGAGGAAGAGACGGCGATCATGCGCCGCCATCCCAAGATCGGCTACGAACTGCTCAGCGGCAGCCAGAATCGCTTCATTCAGGCCGGCGCCCTGATCGCCCTGCGCCATCATGAACGCTACGACGGTTCGGGCTATCCCGACGGCCTGATCGGCGATGAAATTCCACTGGAAGCGCGCATCGTGGCGGTCGCGGATGTGTTCGATGCGCTCATTTCGCCGCGTCCGTATAAAAAAGCCTGGGACGTGGACGCCGCCTTGGGGTATATGTACGCCCAACGCGGGCGTCTGTTCGATCCGCGCTGCGTGGACGCGCTGATCCGCAGCCGCGCCCGACTCGACGAAATCTGCCAACGCTATTCGACGAGTTCTACCCGCCCCGGCTTGGAGTAGGCCGATGCTCGCCATTCTCGGCAAGGTCAGAAGGCGCCTGTCGCAACGGCCCGACAGCGAGCATGCGCAGAACCTGGTGCGCGTGGTCATCACCGCCTTGTTCATCACCTACCTCGGCTGGCGCTACCTGCACCAGGACGTCGGCGACACCTTGCCGGCGACCTGGCTGATCCTGATCGGCGAGCTCACCGTCGCGGTCGGGCTGATGGTCGCCATCGTGATGCGCCCCGGGGTTTCGCACGTGCGGCGCTGGATCGGCATGCTCACCGACTACAGCGCGATGGGCGCGATCATGTGCATCGAGGGCGAGCCGGCCTCGCCTTTGTACGCGGTCTACCTGTGGGTGACCATCGGCAACGGCATGCGCTACGGCAACCGCTATCTGCGCATCGCCACCGCGCTGGCGTCGTTGTCGTTCTTCAGCGTGATCATGATCTCGCCGTACTGGCGCGCCAATCCGTATCTGTCGTGGGGGCTGCTGATCGGCCTGACCGCGGTGCCGCTGTACTTCGATTCGCTGCTCAACGCGCTGACCCGCGCGGTCGAGGACGCGCGCCGCGCCAACGAAGCCAAGAGCCGGTTCCTGGCCAACATGAGCCATGAGTTCCGCACTCCGCTCAACGGCCTGGCCGGCATGTCCGAGCTGCTGGCGACCACGCGCCTGGACAGCGAGCAGCGCGAATGCCTCAACACCATCCAGGCCTCCACGCGCAGCCTGCTGTCGCTGGTCGAGGACGTGCTGGACATCTCCGCGATCGAGGCCGGCAAGC is a genomic window containing:
- the prfB gene encoding peptide chain release factor 2 (programmed frameshift); translation: MIELNPVRQRIADLKGRLDSLRGYLDYDAKVERLEEVNRELESPDIWNNAERAQGLGRERAALEKVVNGIRTLTEGLLGGLELLELAEMEDDESTALAVVEDVERYAKEVEKLEFRRMFSGQMDSASAFVDIQAGAGGTEAQDWAEILLRMYLRWAESRGWKAELMEVSGGDVAGIKSATFRVEGDFAYGWLKTETGVHRLVRKSPFDSDNRRHTSFTSVFVSPEVDDKIEIDINPADLKTDVYRSSGAGGQHVNKTESAVRITHVPSGIVVACQTERSQHANRDRAMKMLAAKLYELEIQKRNAERDAVEATKSDIGWGSQIRNYVLDQSRIKDLRTGIERSDTQKVLDGDLDEFVEASLKSGLEVGSKRTDAV
- the lysS gene encoding lysine--tRNA ligase — protein: MTDDNNLPPIDENHLIAERRAKLTALRGEGIAFPNDFRRGDYVGDLQTRYGDAEHWTQEALDAEAQRVVVAGRIVAKRVMGKASFVQIQDESGRIQLFLQSNALGEAYEAFKGWDLGDIIGAQGPLTRTKTGELSVRADQLRLLTKSLRPLPSSWFGLADVEQRYRQRYVDLIVSPDAREVFVKRSRIIRSMRAWLDSRRFLEVETPMMHYIPGGAAAKPFTTHHNALDLDLYLRVAPELYLKRLVVGGLERVYEINRNFRNEGVSTRHNPEFTMLELYEAYATYTEIMDLTEAVIRHAAQDVLGTTQVEWDGNAIDLGPGFRRWSMIDAVLEHNPEIKREELRDLTAMRAHCARLKVPAKASYGWGKLLLEIFEKTVEHTLIQPTFITDHPVEVSPLARANDIDPELTDRFELFIGGKELANGFSELNDPEDQAARFQAQVEQKAGGDDEAMHFDADYIRALEVGLPPTGGLGVGIDRLVMLLTGSSSIRDVLLFPYMRPESGG
- a CDS encoding response regulator — its product is MLRHIIEDIASELSVHDFGEPEAALAWCESHQPDLLLLDYRMPGIDGLEFARRFRRLPMHRDIPIILVTVVGDEPVRQAALEAGVIDFLVKPVRPRELRARCRNLLQLRQQSENVKQRALSLEQRLLSSMHEVEERERETLSRLARAIEFRDAGTSAYLERMAHIAGLIAEQLGMFEDEIRVIEMAAPLHDIGKIAIPDAVLMKPGPLTEEETAIMRRHPKIGYELLSGSQNRFIQAGALIALRHHERYDGSGYPDGLIGDEIPLEARIVAVADVFDALISPRPYKKAWDVDAALGYMYAQRGRLFDPRCVDALIRSRARLDEICQRYSTSSTRPGLE